From the genome of Tripterygium wilfordii isolate XIE 37 chromosome 6, ASM1340144v1, whole genome shotgun sequence:
ATTGAGGCCTTGAGTCTTTTATTTGTCTCTCCTGATTTTTCTTCAGCCTTATGTTCATAATCTTGATGACTTTCTTGTATTCTTTCTTGACTGAGGGTAATCAGGAGATGGTTGTTTGTATCTTCCCCTTCCTCGCTGATCTATTAATTTTTCCTCGTCAGTCAACTGCTGGCAACACAAATACGCAATACAAAGTggagaaaatagaaaaatttaTCTAATTCTTTAACTGACCTTTTGATTTGCAATGGCATTCTGTATGCTTTTAGTTGCTTCAACTGTTTTCTTGCATTGATTTTCTTCAGCCCACAAATCAGTAATTGGTGTCTCGGGAAGGTTTTCCTTCATTTCAGCATCTTGCTTAGCGGAAACTTCGTGATGGTAGACTTCTGATACATGTTCTAAACTCTTTGCACTTGTCTCAGACATGAGCATGGAGACATTCTCAGATGATTCCTCTAGTCCCGTTGTCTTCTTGTTTTCAGATTGACATTCAATGTAATCTATCTCATTCTCATATTCTTGAGGCTCTAATTTTGAAGCTTCTTGTGCAATGTCTCTTTTGATTCCATGCGCTTCACTTGAATCGTCTGACATGTCTGTTGTAATGTCATGTCCCAAATTAGCGACTTCAAGCTCCCCGGTCTCTTCTTCTTGGAGGCAAATTTTTTCTGCTGACCACGGTGCTGAAGAATTTTCTTGACTCTCATCTGCTAGCAGTTCTACGGCATTCACGTTCTCATTTACACTTTTGATTGGCATTAAAATTTCATGAACTTGTTCCTTAGAAGGCAGTGCAAAGTGTGGCATTTGTTGGTGCTCTTCTAATTTCTCCTTTGTCGTTGTCTGATCAGAAGCAATTTCAGCTTCATGTTCTCTGAGCTTTTGAGATTCAGACTCAAATATTGTTGCGGAAGCTTCCTTAGTTTTTGCACTGATTTCATACACAGTACCCTCATCTTTCAGAACTTCCATTTCTTTCATGGTCTTTTCCATGCTCTCAATTATGGTTGAACTTTCATGCTCCTGTTCTTGGGAATGCATTGCAAAGAGTGCTGCTTGGTGTTCTTCTGATTTCTGCCTTGCGGGACTGTCCATTGTGTTTGCTGCTTTTATGTCTTGAGAATCAGATGTGGATACCATTTCATAAGCCGCTGTATTTCCTTCATAAATTTCATCTGAACTCATTTCTTCCCCATCTTGTAAGGATTCCACTTTCTTTGAATTCTCAATGGTGCCTGTGAGCCCGTGCTTCTGACCCTCAAAAAGCAATGCTTGGGGTGGTGCCTGATGTTGTTCCTTTAAATTCTCCACATTATGAGTCTGATCAGCTCTGTGTTCATCATCTGTGGCTGCTTCATTACCTTCAATTTCAGATTTGACTTCCTTTTCactatcatttttgttttcttctctaatTTCATCCTGTGTCCGTCCTGCTTCATTCAATTTTTTCGGACAGTCATTTTCTGTTTCAGTATTGAGTTTGTATCCTGATTGAGAGAAATTGGAACTATGGAGGTCTTTTTTATTTAGGCATGTTTCTTCTGCCGTCTTTGTCGCCAAGGGTTTTTCTGAACTTTCGTATTCCGTAGTTTGTACTCCCTGCGTGTTCTTGATTGTTTCTATGATTTCGTGATTCTGTTCCTTCAAAGGAGAGGTGGGGGACAGTGTTTGTAGTTGCTGATTTAAGTCCTCTGCAGTGAGATTAAGATCGGCCACAATTGCATTTCCTTTAACTGCTTTATTGTCTTGAGAATTTTGAAACGCATAAACCATTTCAGAAGTTTCTTTGATTGCTTTTCTAGCTTCATCAAGATGAAACTTCTCCAAGAGCAGGCTCTTCATTGTTTCATGAGGTTCTTCACCTGCATCTGGGTTTCTTGTGGTCTCAGTGTTCTCACTGTCCTCATGATAAGCAGTTGGAGGTTGAGATACCAAGGAAGATGTAAGTTCTTCAGGGCTAGTGCTGTCAGTAAGGTTACCCTGTTGGCTGGGCTCAGTTTCAACTATACATGAAATCCTTTTGTCCAAGAAAATGTTGGAAACCTCAGGCTTCTTATGTATCTGGGATTTCTCCAAGCTTGTCTGCGCCATTACCATTGCCGCAGTTGTATTGATCTTATCATAACTTTTATTTGCTTCATCTGTCGActcctttttgttcttttcttctgaCTCTTCGGCTACTACGGAGGAGACACTCACTGGCTTCTccctgtcttcttcttcttcttccactttTCCCTCATCCATTTCATCCGTAATTGCTGCCTCCGTTTTCCCAGTTGACTCTCCTTTAGCCTTGAAGTTTGCTTTCTCTGTCTCTTCATTGGAGTGTTCAGCAATAAAATATTCAGTTGAGACGGGGCTATAGTCCTTCACCTGTTTAAGAAACAATGTTTCAAGCAACATTCATGGTTAACATATCAACAACAGCATATGGAAACTTTTAAATACTTTCCTTTCACCAAGCAGCTTACCTTATTAGTCCTTTCCTCTTCAGTAGATACAGGGAGAAGTTCCTTTATATTGCTCCCTTCCTCTTTCTGATGTCTGATGTTTTCATCGTCATTATCTTTCTTTATTCCTTCCAACTGGTGATGAGATAAACATCAAATACAGAAAGGGAACTGGAAAATATTGATTGAAATTTACCATGTGCCTACAAAGGAGTTATTTTTCTCACCTCTTTGGTTATGTTGACTGCCTTGTTGACATCATATGCATTTTCAATGCTGTGACTATGATCTTCTGGCAAAACATCGGTCactgttttctcttctttgttaTTTTGATCTTCTTGTAGTGTTTCTCCAGAATTTTGTTCTTCAGTAGAGGTAAAACTCTGATTATGAATGTcatttctctttatttcttcttGACTCTCACTGGTCAAAGGAATCGTGTCTTGACTTTGATTTTTGGTCACAATTCCTAAGGTGCATTTGGGTTCCTCACTAGATTCAGCTGATTTGAAATTCTGTATGCAATGATTGATTAGATTTTCAATGTGGTATCCATCAGGAAGAGTATATGTGTTGTTATGTGACAGAATGAACAACTGAATTCCAAATAGCATATTGAAAGTATGATCATGTTAGACAAAGTCTTAGATGCAATAGAAaaggatgatgatgaagtgtAATGCAAACATGTAACTTTTTCTGCATGACCTTTTATTCTATGTTCGGAAATATTAGAAAACATGTTTATATTGCTTTGTTAAACTGCATGAGTGGTCATGTTTTGTGGCAGATTCAAATACTCTCTCAATGCATTCTCTGCATTGGTCGAATGCATTACAAAGGATTAAGCGAAAAATTGAGCAGATAAAGCCGAAACTTATTTACACTAGAGTTATGGGTTCTGACCTCTTCCACCAGAGTTCCATAGTTTTCAGTATTTCCAGCTTCAATTCTTGGGCTGTCAGTTCCAGCTTCCTGTTCAACTAATACATTTTCTGCAGCAGGACCTTCATATACCATACCAGAGTCCACTTGTTGCAGAATAGCTTTTTTATTGTCCCCACTCTCCTCCAAGGTTTTCTTGTCTTCAAGTTTGTCCACACCCGATCCTTCATTCAATGGTTTTTCCTcatttgaagtccttgatttgCAAATATCTGTTGGGTTTGTTGGTTTTTCTCTTTTCGAAATTTCCGCATCTTCAGAACTAGAGCTATGTTTTTCATAGTGGTCATCACCCTGGTGAGTCTGCATTTCGTTATTAGCTCTCACCTTTCTTGCAAATGCAGTCCCCAATTTAGAGTCCTCAGTTTCATTCATATTTACCGCCATCTGTCCAATGAAAGACGTGTCTGTATTATCATATGGGATTTGGGCATGAACAGGAGTTTCGTCTACTTTATTACTCGCCTCATCTCTGACAAGCTCTTTTTCTATCTTACTGAGGTTATCTTGTGCTTCAGATTGCTCACTAGTAGCCTCCACGTCCTGATCTTCACTTCCTGCTGTTGGAGCTTCGGTATGGATTTCTTGCTCGATCTTCTCTTCATGTTCGTCTACTTCTTCTCGATCCTTATTCCTATTCTCTTCAATGTTGTAGGCATCATCTGTTCTCACAATGATATCCAAACTATCAAGTCTAGCCCTTTTTGCATCTTTTGGTTTCTCTTGACAAGCAAGACCATCACTTTCCAGTTGCTTTATATCTTTTGGTTCAGTTTCATTTAAGCTTGCTTCTTCCAATACTTTGAACACATATATGGATCCAAATTCATGAATACTGGGCTTTTCTTTCGTTAAGAAATCTTCTTTACTCTCCTCAACAGACATTTGAGGCTCCCGTGAGATGCCAACTAGGCTTCCATCAACTTCTTTTGGTACTGTTTCTTCTTTGAATGCTTTTGAAGTATTCATGGGATGGTCATCGTTGTTTAACTCTTCTCTGTCGTTCAAAGTCTCAGCTCTCATATTATCTTCCAACTCTTTTGCTTgaactttttctttattttctgagTCCAAGTCCTGGACCTGTGGAAAGGGAGGGTCAATTAGGAACCAAAGGACAGCCAAAGTGGAAATGCTTGTGAGTTGTGTGTTTAATAAATGACCTGTTCTTTTAACTTAATAATATTGCTTTAAGGGTAACCAATCGCAGAGGTATCTGATATAGCATGATCCTCTAAATTCAGTTCTCCTGTGTTTTTAAATGAAGGTGCTGTACCTACTGCCTTAAGTACCTATGTAGGATATTGATTGTTGAATCGGTAAATATAATTGAAAAGCAAACTACTAGGATACATAAATACATTAGTAAATCACTTGGCTAGCACTGGTTGCCTCGATACACCTTATCCCACGCAAATAATTCATGCAGGCTTCATATGATTGGATGGCAAAGAAATTAAGGGAAATGTATTGAAGGTTTTGGTTTAGGGaatatatataagtttattACTAAAATGGACAACCAGAGACAAAATTAAACCATAGGTTGCTGTAATTTTAATATATCCTAGCAAACTATGTTTCTGTTTTTTAACTGCAATTGACAGAAGTTGCTTGCAATCATTTTGACACCATTCTATTTTCTATAATCCTTTAAGAATCATAGAAATTTGTGAAagtagaaaaaaatttaaaaagaaaaagaaaaagaaattccatTCTCAACAATCAAAGTTATGATCTGAAAATTTAACGAACCTCCTCTTTTTTCTGTTTCTCCTTTTCCTCTTCTAAATGTACTAATTTGTCTGTTTCTTTTGCAGGAAGCTGGAAGTTGTCTATTGCTCTGCCTTCATCCATGTCCCATTTCCTCACTTGCTCACTCCCACTGGTATTTTGAGCAACGTGGTTCACCTATGTGAAATGATTTGGGTATTACATTGAGGATGCAAAGTAGAATGATAGATATGCTCTCAATTATGACTGAAGTGCATTAAAGTTATTGAATAGTTAAACCTGATGACTGCTTGCAATCTGGTTCATCTCTTCGTTGGATATTGGTACTGATATTGCGGCTTCAGTTACTTCCACTGCAGTAAGTTCTGCCAATTGGTTCTTACcttctaaaatttttttttcaacatcatcatccgccatattttttttgaactctTTGTGCATCTGCATAACAATCTGACTCTTAATAATTTAATGTAAATTAAACATTTGTTGGATATAAAAGAAGCCCCCATGGACTAGCAAGTTTTGCAACATTGTCAATGACACCTCTTTTTCTGGCCTTTCTTcatacttcatcttctttgAAGCCTAAAGTAGTTTCTTTCGAGGACGaatgtttttgagaaattgctTCCTTCCTGTATTCTTTTGTGTTTATCAGTGTCCTCCCTAAGTTCTCATCTTGAATTTCATTACATTGGACCGTTTTAAAGGATAAAGTTTTTATTACTGATACTAAGAATGTGTTCTCACAACTATGGAGAattcttttgcatatttaaaatttttcttctcATTATGAATGAAATCTCTGTAAAATGATTTGTGAATATGTCAAATTTGTATTCAATGCATCATTTTTATTTCTTCGCAGGTACACCAAAGGGGTATGCTATGCACATGCTGCTTATTGAATGTTTTTGTAGATTGCTATCTATCAAATACTTATTGTTTGTCCTTCAATTAGACAGttcattttgaaaaaataattttaaaattcgTCTTGGGATTCCAAAATGTAATCCAAACTCTACCTTAATGCTctaaaattggaaaaaatagAATATTAGAGTTTATAAGTGGAAAGTTAATACTCGTTTGTGTTCAAGACAGACCTCTTCAGCATCTTCCTTATTTGTTTCCCCTTCCATGTTCTCCTTCACAACGTTGCCGTCTATTTTCTCTGTGGGGTTCAACCCATAAGTCCTCTCTAAATCCTCTGCTCCTACAACCACATTCTCAAACCCTTTGTTTGTATCAGATGCTTCAGAAGCTTGTTGGATGTCCTACATCAGGGGTAAGATTGTGATTTGATGAATATGGGCATTTGAAAGAGAATGTTGGCCAGTCTTGTGACAGAAAAttgaacaggaaaaaaaatggaaaatattgTGTTAAAATCTCTACTGTTACCTCTGTCATTAGTGTTCCTGCAGCTGAATGCTCTAAAACTGTGGTTTCTGTACTTCTGGGAGCCCTACTTGcatcttcaattttcttttcctcctctcTAGATGCTTCAGTTGCTTCATGGGTTTGTTCTTCTTGTACAACAAGTACTTTCTCCCGCTTCTCGTCTTCTGGTTGTATTAAGTCTTTGACGATCAAATGAGAGAGAAGTACGTCATTTGCATTTTTTCTTTGGGGTTCAATTTCCACATTGTCAAACTCAGTGTGCAGGATTTTCTGCTATGAGCATAGAACAACATATGTAAAGCGTTAGCTTTTTTGTAGTCATCATCCTTCTGCCATTCTGTAGAATATAGCTATGATAGTAACAGCAAAAAAATTTATGACAATGAAGCAAAAATGTTAATGGTTttgaatttataatttgttagaCCTTTTCTTCTTGAATGGCCAGATTGCCAAGGGCATCACTAGTGGTTGATTTGTCTGCTACTGCTCTCCCCTCGAAGCTTTCATTATGAATTTGGATAGGTGCGTTGTCTTCAATGCATGCAACTTTTTCAAAATACTCTTTTGAAGATGTATCTATATCCATGGAATCCATATTTGAGTGATTGTCAAGCTTCAACTTTTCTGGTTCATGTTGTAGCAAGATTTCCTCTAAATTTTCGGGGTGATTTGGTGCTTTTTCGTTGTTCTCCTCAGCAATTAAAGTCATTTTATCAGTGATGCTGTCCTTATCTTCTACAAGAGTATGCTCATTCTCAACGTGACCGTGTTCCTCCTTGAACTCATTAGAACTTTTTTCGTTATCCATTAAAGTGGAACAGCAATCTGATTTCTTGTCTTCAACTTCTTCAAACCCTTTCTCTCCGAAGTTGTCTTGAGTCTCAACTCCACTGCCTAAGTTGTTGACTGCCATATCAGGTGCGTAAAACAAAGCCTCATCCTTTTGACGTGAGGCAACCTCAGTAATGCTGAGAACTTGCTCACTGGAGTCAAATTCAGCTATTTtctctttgttgttttcttctcttgcatTTTTCTCGaagccttctttttcttttgcagCGAGTTTTGGGTTTTCTTCTGCTGAAGATTGCCGATTTTCACTTGCTTCAATTTGTTTAATTATCGTTTCCTCCATCAAATTTTCCTCTTCTTTGACCTTGAGATTTTCTTTTTCGATACTTTCCATCTCTACACTTGTTCTTGTATCATCTACGATGTTGCAAGTTCTGTCACACTTTTCAAGCTCTGTCTTGTCTAGTTCATGTTGTGGCAAAATGGTTTCCTCTAAATTTTCCCTAGGATTTGGTGCATTCTCAGTGTTCTCCTCAGTAGTAACAGTCACTTCATCATTCTCACCATGGCAATGTTCTTCATTGTGCTCCTTAGGACTGCTTTCCTCACCCATGGAAAGGGAGCAGCACtctgatttcttttcttctactTCTTTCAAGCCTTTCTCACCGAAGTTCTCTAATGTGGTGTCAGCAATTGAGGGAATGCTTTCCTTTTTCTGTGAAGCCTCTGCTGTTTGGTGTGTAGTGCTTAAGTTGTTGACTTCCACATCAGCATAAAACAAAGCTTCATGCTTCTGACCTGAGACGGCTTCAAGACTGCTGATAACTTTTTCACTGGAGTTCAATCCAactcttttctctttatttgtttCTTGTCTACCATTTTTCTCTAAGccattttttccttcttcagtGAGTTTTGGGTATTCTTCTGCTGAAACTTGCTGAGTTTCACTTGCTTCAATTTGTTCAAATATCCTTTCCTCCATCAAAGTTTCCTCTCCTTTGACCTTGACGTTTGCTTCTTCGACACTTTCCATCTCTACACTTGTTCTAGTATCATCTACAATGTTGCAAATTCTATCACCCTTTTCTGCTATTTCTCTTGTCTCTTCAGTCACATGATTTTCATTGCTCTCCTCTTCTACAACctgaattttttcctttttatcctGGCATTGTTCTGATATGCCGCAGGTTCCTTCAGCAGCAACCTTGTTAGCTGATGATGATTCCGGAACAGTTTCATCCTCTGTGGCTCCTACATTGTCTGTTAATGTAGGATTCATGGCTTTATCACCTGTGTCCGTTGCTTGTTGGGTGGTATATGAGTTTACTGGGTATTCAGCAGTTTTGAGAGGTTCATTGAGGTCCTTGAAGGAAGATTCCTGGAGAGTTCCATCAAACTGTTCGACTGCTCTGTATGCAagtatctctttttctttcccctttattttctgcatGAAGAAATAGTTGTCGCTTTAATATGAAAAGAAAGTTATTTAACTACATGGATAATTAACTGTTaaaactctctttttttgggGGTGGGCAAGAAAGAGTGAtggtttgttgttttcttttctctgcTCTCCCTTCTTATTCTTTCATAGATTCTTTTCTGCTTCTCATTTAGGCTAATTACACCTTAGAAAGAATTTTGGAAATCTGTAGTATGGAATGAAGATGTAGCGGGAAAGGGTAATATACTCCACTATGTTCATGAGAATGCTTCGCCCGTCATTCTAATGCATCAAATGCTGGTCCTCATTATCATACTTATTTTTTGAAGGACCTTCATATCATCGAAAACACTTTAGAATGCAAAATCTGACATTCAAATTAGACAGTCCAGAATAAAAAATCATCTAGAACACTACTCTAAATAGGATGGACAGATAGAGAAAAGATTTTTGTGGCTGATCTTGTTTTACTTATGTTGCTATGATGTATTCATTTTAATATTAGGGACAGAGTAGTATGTCTCTCAGTTTGTTGATAAATGGCCAATTTTCGAGTGCCATCTTTTTgtcaaataatttttcttttatattaatgGACTAGTAGGTGACATCATAACATTAAAAAGGAAATACCATGAAATTCTGTGATTAAGTACAGTGATGGATTAATTTGAGAATATACTGCAAATTGATAATTCGCTTTCCTAAAATTTTAGTGAAAGAAAATTAATGTTATGCTTATGCTTATCAACTAATAGCTGACTCCTTAATAAATGAGCAAGAAACTCTTCTACTGTTGATATTTGCTCTTATCAGTGCAAAATAAATACTGTGCTTTAATATTgtgtataattttatttttttatgttagaaGAAAAAGACACGTCTTAATAAACTGTCTGCGTCCCTTAGCCTACACAGGCATCTGAATGATTCCGACAAAATAGTCTCAGCATCTTCGTAAAGGCAATCTAGGAGGTGGGTTAAAATCTGCAGAATATATGTTGAAGAGTTAAAATCTTCCCACATAGGTCTCGTTCTTTCCCATTTTCACCCTGTTTTTGTGATTGTGTAGTTGGTATGCAGCATTGAGAAAAGAAAGCTCCTAGATGCACCCCTTTAGATGCTCTTTTGGGTAGGTAATTTGTTTAGCTAACTCGAGATTATGCAGTTTTGATACTGGGTAAGTGATCAACAATtccttgattttttatttttttattttttgtaatatgTTGATATTAATTCTTAGCCCTCTCTCACTTTAGCATAAAGTTTAAATCAACTATGTCATACTGATGTTTCTCTGGCAATTAGGATTGGTAAAAATGAAAAGGTTGTGGATTTGAGGCTAAAAAGAGTGAATAAAGAGATTATGGTAACTACCTATATGGAAAGGACATCTTGTTTAATGTTTAGAAAATTTTGCTCTGTGTTGAGATATAATGTGATGTATTGGATTGCTGAACAGCATTTTTATTTTCCGATCGCAGATATTAGGATGATTTATAATGATCTTGGGAAGGGATCTTTATATTCTTTTGCTTGGTGTTTCATAAAGGTGGCTAATGATTCTCATGAGTCAATTCTAGATCAGGATGAAAGGTATGACAATATCAGGGTCTAATTCAAAACACATAGGATAAAGCATAACATGAAGATATCTACATACACAGAAAAACATCCTACATAAAGATCATTAAGTTTGTATAGAGACTGCAAGGGGAGTAATAGATTATTGTGCTTACGAATGAAGATGTCGGTTCTGGAATATTGACTTCAGTTTCCTTTTTTCATGCAGCAGAAGTTGAGCTTTTCATGGAAAGGATGAAGATCTTTGTCTTATGTAAGTCTCTCTGCTAAGCTTCAGATATCCTTAATTCTTCTGAAATTTCTCGTACCTGTAGTTAATGGCTTTAGAGTCAATTATATGGATCATGAGATACCTGCAATAATTTATCTTTATAGGAATGTTGCGAAAAGTAGAGTAGAAGTGACAAAATGCCACTAGTAGTATGCTAATGTAATGTTGAGTTGGCAAGATATGCAATGGACCTACTGATTGACTGGTCATTTGCCCTGGTAGGCCTTTACAGACTGAATTGCAAATCAAATTAGATAAATTATTCTTTCACCTTTAATTGTAAGATCAACTATTTTAATCATTCACTGTAGTTCTCACACCAAGGTAAAGATCTTACTTACAGCATTCTGTCCAAATTTACTCTCTCTAAGTTCTCTTGCGGTGTTCTTGCTTCCTTATTGGGCATTATGGGCCCTAAACTAGGTATTGAAATCGCAGAAACATTATGAAGATTCACTTGAGAAAAACTTGCTTCCAGTTTTGTCGAAGTTAAATCTTGTGAATATTTTATCAATTGCATGTTTACTATGTACTTCACAATTCTGGCTGTCATCTCCGTTGGTAAGGAAAAACTTTTATTCCATGATTCCTCTCCTTTCGTTCGTTAAAAGCAGTGTATTAGaatagaaaatttgaaaaaactgAATGTATTCTTGCATAATGACAAAAAGTGATAATGATATTTAAAGACTTTCAAAACTAGTTATATTCATCTGATGGAACTTGTTGGAATCTCTTCGtatcaagatatatatatatatatatatatatatatatatatatacacaattgaATGCTATGTATAATCCTTTCAAGGTGATTATTCAGAGAGGTCGTAATTCCTTGTGTTGCAAAGTTGGAAGGATTTAAGTAGGGGTTGCAAAAACAAATTTTCGATCTAGGTCGGACAAAATCATGTGttcatgaaatatttacatgtttggaTCTCAACTTGGATTCAATTTcggacatatttaattgaccaaatccggattggtttaaatccggtcGATAACCTAATTTGAGTTAGGGTATGAATAAGTAGACTAAATAAGACTTTTGTGTTTGAATCCAGATCTTGTTTTAAACCAGAtaaaaaattgtgttttaaTCTGGGTTTCGGATATActtttatgttcaaacttgatttaatccgggTTGGACAAAGTTTTGTCACATCTGAATTTAGGGTACTTTTACTTTGAATACGTTTTATCCAAATTTGAATGAATATGGTAGAGCTAGCTTGCAAGCCTAGCTAGCATCAAGTGTTCCAGATTGATACGTATAGTCGATGGATACTCGTAATAATGCATTGCAGGACTCGTgtatttgatattatatttgattgaACATTACAAAGCTTATGGATGGTTCACAGATGATGATTGAATGGTGGGCCCTGCAACAGCAAGATTGGCAAATCCAT
Proteins encoded in this window:
- the LOC119999963 gene encoding trichohyalin isoform X4, which produces MNPTLTDNVGATEDETVPESSSANKVAAEGTCGISEQCQDKKEKIQVVEEESNENHVTEETREIAEKGDRICNIVDDTRTSVEMESVEEANVKVKGEETLMEERIFEQIEASETQQVSAEEYPKLTEEGKNGLEKNGRQETNKEKRVGLNSSEKVISSLEAVSGQKHEALFYADVEVNNLSTTHQTAEASQKKESIPSIADTTLENFGEKGLKEVEEKKSECCSLSMGEESSPKEHNEEHCHGENDEVTVTTEENTENAPNPRENLEETILPQHELDKTELEKCDRTCNIVDDTRTSVEMESIEKENLKVKEEENLMEETIIKQIEASENRQSSAEENPKLAAKEKEGFEKNAREENNKEKIAEFDSSEQVLSITEVASRQKDEALFYAPDMAVNNLGSGVETQDNFGEKGFEEVEDKKSDCCSTLMDNEKSSNEFKEEHGHVENEHTLVEDKDSITDKMTLIAEENNEKAPNHPENLEEILLQHEPEKLKLDNHSNMDSMDIDTSSKEYFEKVACIEDNAPIQIHNESFEGRAVADKSTTSDALGNLAIQEEKQKILHTEFDNVEIEPQRKNANDVLLSHLIVKDLIQPEDEKREKVLVVQEEQTHEATEASREEEKKIEDASRAPRSTETTVLEHSAAGTLMTEDIQQASEASDTNKGFENVVVGAEDLERTYGLNPTEKIDGNVVKENMEGETNKEDAEEIVMQMHKEFKKNMADDDVEKKILEGKNQLAELTAVEVTEAAISVPISNEEMNQIASSHQVNHVAQNTSGSEQVRKWDMDEGRAIDNFQLPAKETDKLVHLEEEKEKQKKEEVQDLDSENKEKVQAKELEDNMRAETLNDREELNNDDHPMNTSKAFKEETVPKEVDGSLVGISREPQMSVEESKEDFLTKEKPSIHEFGSIYVFKVLEEASLNETEPKDIKQLESDGLACQEKPKDAKRARLDSLDIIVRTDDAYNIEENRNKDREEVDEHEEKIEQEIHTEAPTAGSEDQDVEATSEQSEAQDNLSKIEKELVRDEASNKVDETPVHAQIPYDNTDTSFIGQMAVNMNETEDSKLGTAFARKVRANNEMQTHQGDDHYEKHSSSSEDAEISKREKPTNPTDICKSRTSNEEKPLNEGSGVDKLEDKKTLEESGDNKKAILQQVDSGMVYEGPAAENVLVEQEAGTDSPRIEAGNTENYGTLVEENFKSAESSEEPKCTLGIVTKNQSQDTIPLTSESQEEIKRNDIHNQSFTSTEEQNSGETLQEDQNNKEEKTVTDVLPEDHSHSIENAYDVNKAVNITKELEGIKKDNDDENIRHQKEEGSNIKELLPVSTEEERTNKVKDYSPVSTEYFIAEHSNEETEKANFKAKGESTGKTEAAITDEMDEGKVEEEEEDREKPVSVSSVVAEESEEKNKKESTDEANKSYDKINTTAAMVMAQTSLEKSQIHKKPEVSNIFLDKRISCIVETEPSQQGNLTDSTSPEELTSSLVSQPPTAYHEDSENTETTRNPDAGEEPHETMKSLLLEKFHLDEARKAIKETSEMVYAFQNSQDNKAVKGNAIVADLNLTAEDLNQQLQTLSPTSPLKEQNHEIIETIKNTQGVQTTEYESSEKPLATKTAEETCLNKKDLHSSNFSQSGYKLNTETENDCPKKLNEAGRTQDEIREENKNDSEKEVKSEIEGNEAATDDEHRADQTHNVENLKEQHQAPPQALLFEGQKHGLTGTIENSKKVESLQDGEEMSSDEIYEGNTAAYEMVSTSDSQDIKAANTMDSPARQKSEEHQAALFAMHSQEQEHESSTIIESMEKTMKEMEVLKDEGTVYEISAKTKEASATIFESESQKLREHEAEIASDQTTTKEKLEEHQQMPHFALPSKEQVHEILMPIKSVNENVNAVELLADESQENSSAPWSAEKICLQEEETGELEVANLGHDITTDMSDDSSEAHGIKRDIAQEASKLEPQEYENEIDYIECQSENKKTTGLEESSENVSMLMSETSAKSLEHVSEVYHHEVSAKQDAEMKENLPETPITDLWAEENQCKKTVEATKSIQNAIANQKISEEGEDTNNHLLITLSQERIQESHQDYEHKAEEKSGETNKRLKASMSKTQTEELCEEAKKIDTTSKIGQKGDEEKTIEDPDHVNIQNEQIKKGLLSESKTGIQDSPNEVSEVKSSSLEQVLKLDDNEIKTSECPSESEKATALERLSDKDALFNPEMTSEENFECESEVQCHEVLVKLLNTMEEHPEARVEVLRAEVNQCNQTIESTQIIQYEATNEKEKADASNCHPISLTKQQSEGSCQKIKQKAQERETEETSMRNTGSNELYEESAKIGATKKTEGQDLTEVKTVEDQGQVDVQKNTLEHFFPSETEGNNVECSATEQKHKNEGNDTKSVSSKIEAATPTEKEPGAEMSQKDSNIKLAENEKNNQDIQQKRDNSLVMSEKQIQIEADTRPNSVFVASNEEKNIPQELEDQIAKIIQNAETGDSVAEYATAIDSEVERFVNGGNKIMDSSADEMSENSQPMDSDKISLILIESQSTKLKEECLEAEPTEVRTEVSQHEKSIEETEIIRNECQNAELYEEIAKTGATKKTEGQDLTEVKTVEEEGQGQVDVQKNTLEHSFSSETEGNNVKCSATEQKQENESNDKKSVSSKIEAETLTEKEPGAEISQKEGNIKLAENEKINQNIQQKKDDSLVVSEKQIQIEADSRPNSVFMTSNEKNIPLELDDQIAKTIQNAESGDFVAEYATAIDSEIEGLVSGGNKIMDSSADETSESSQPMDSATISLPDLQISKKEALQVAGHLTEEGGQVETKEEEQVEETKTDEEKDEEKRDSGPGSPIMVEASGDVDVKVTKKKSHNILSGIGSKVKHSISKVKKAITGKSSHPKHHQDEVQTQVVNN